The bacterium DNA window CAAGGCGGACAAGCAGATCGGCAAAGACCGGCGGCGAAAGCGCTCCGCGCTCGAGCGGCTCCGGCGCGGGCGCCTCCTCGGGCGCGGGAGGGCGTTCGCCCGGGCCGATGAAGTCAATCACCGTCGCGGCCAGATCGGCGATTTCGAACGGCTTTTGAAAAAACGCGTCGGCGCCATGCCGGCGGATCGCCGCGTCGCGAACGTTGCGGCTGGCCTGAAGTTTCGAGGTCACGATCACGCGCACCTGATCCGGCGCGCGTTCCTTGATGAGCCCGCCAAGGGCCAGGCCGCCGACGCCGGGCAAAAGCACCTCGACGATGACCACGTCGTGCCGCAGGTTTTCAAAAGCGCGCAGTGCGTCCGAATCCGTGCCCGCCGCCTCGACCTCGTAGCCCAGCGCGGCGAGCGCGTCCGCAAGTTCCCGGCGTTCGCTCTCGACGTGTTCCACCACCAGGATCGACTTGCGTCCCGAGGGCATCAGCCGCCTTTCGCGATGTCGGCGATCGCCCGCGACGCGTCCTCGTTGTCGGGATTGTTCTGCAGCGCCTTGTGCAGCAACTCGCGAGCGCGGTCGCGCTCGCCGCGATCGGCCGCGATCATGCCGAGGAAATACCAGGCCGCGTCGAGGGTGGGGTTGATCTTGAGGCTCTTGTCGATGAACTCTTCCGCCTCGCTCACGCGCGCGCCGTCCCTCGAATCGCGGCGGAACATCGCCCAACCGAGATACGCGTGGTACTCCGCCTCGTTCGGCGCGATTTCGAGCGCGGCGCGGAACGCGTTCTCGGCGGCTTCGTAGTCGCGGTCGCGCAGGGCGTCCTCGCCCTGCTGAAAGGCCAGCTCGGCCTTGAGCATCTCACCCATGCCCGCGGCGATCTGCCCGGGGCTTTCGTCGGTGTCGCCCTCGCCGGTGAGCGTGGGCGATATCTTCGGCAATTCGTGCAGCCTGTCGTCGCCCGCGCCCCAAAGCTCTTCGATGCCGGAGAGGTGTTCGTCGAACACGCCCGCGTTACCGACATCCGCTTCGTCCGCCGCCGCCTCGTCGAGCGGCGCGGGCTCGGCGAGCGACCCGGATTCGTCGAAAAGGCCGGCGGCGACCTGGGTCTCCTCGGGAAACAACGGATGAAACGCGGACATGCGGGCGCCGTCGCCCCTATCGAGCGGATCGTGGCGAAGCTCGGGCAATTCCTCCGCGTGCGTTTCCGGCGCGGTCCCCGTCGCCAGACTGTGGTCGTACGCCCGCCGCGAGTCCGGCTGGATGAGCGTGACGTACGCGTTCGTGAGCGCCTGGAAGATGGCGTCCGCGCGCCGCCTAGTCTGCGCGCCGGAGCGGCCGACCATGTTGTGATCGTGAAAGCGCGTTGAAAGCATGAAATACGCCGCCTTCACCTGATCGACGCCCGCGTCGCGCGGCACCCCGAGAAGCTCGTAATGGTTCAGCTCGCCGAGGCCGTCGAACGAGCGGTCCACCGCCGCCTGGAATCGCGCGAGGCGCTCGTCGTCGCTGACCGCCGGCGCCACGGAGCGTGCGCTGCGGCGGCGCTCCGCGGAACGGGCGAAGTCGCGCGCGGCGTCGGGCTTGGGCGCGTAGGCGAACGGCGAGCCGCGAAAACGGATCGACTCCACCACGAGCAGCAGATAAAGCGCCTGGAACGTCTCGGCCAGCGAAAGATTGCTGCGCGCGACGATCTGCCCGACGGTGCGCCTGTCGTTGATGAGCGTCAGAAAGCGCGACTCCTGCGGGCCGAAACCGAACGCGCGATCCGGCACGAACGCCTCCGGCACGCGCACCAGCCGCCGGTTCTTGTATTCGTTGAAAAAACTCTCGAGGCGCGTCAGGGGGAAATGCCGCTTGATGCCCTTGTAGACAAGCTGGACGGGATCGATGTTGATCGTGAAGTTCTGGTTGATCTCGAGCCGCCCGGACTGGAAGCGGTAGTGCCCGTCTTCCCACGCGAACACCGACAACACTTTTTCGACGACGTGGTCGTACAGGCCGCGGTAAAGGTCGTGAGGCGTGATGGCCTGCATCTCGAGCAGAACCTCGCCGTGCTGGCGGCCCGTCTTCAGGATTTGTTCGAGCGATGCGTTGTATTGCTCGATCGTGATCGCCTTCTTCTGCACCAGAAACCGCCCCAGGCTCTCGTGGCTCTGGTTGCTCGACACCAGCACCGGCAGGCCGGACTGGAAATAAATGACCTTGCTCACCGACGCGCGGTCGATGCGAAGCGCGCCCGTGCGCGAAAACCGGTGCAAATAAAAAAGCAACTTCGGAAACGACGTCTCCGCGAGCGAACCCTCGACGCCCACCAGCTTGCGCGCGTCGATCGCCTCGTCCTCGCCGTCGGTCTCCTCGATGACGGCCCGCACGCCGGCCTGGCCGTTGCCGCGGACGGTCGCCGCGGACCCCGGCTCCTCGCCCATCAACTCCTGAAGCAGGCGCTCGAGTTCGCCCACGTTCACCGGTTTTTCGGTGTAGGCGTCCACGCCGAGCTTCGCGCGCGACTCGTACTGCTCCTTGAACTGCTTGTAGACGCTCGACATCAGGATGATTTTCACATCCTTGCCGACATCGGTGGCCTTGACCTGCTGCGTGATCTTCAGGCCCGTCATGCCCGGAAGCAGGGCGTCCAGGATCATGAGGTCCGGATTGACGTCGACGAACTGGCTCGTCACGTCCTTGCCGTTCCGAAGCCACGTCACCTGGTAGCCCCGGGCGGTCAGAAGGTCGTTTAAGACCTCGAACTCGTTGTAATTCGCTTCGCCGACGAGGACGCGTTTAGCCATGGAAATCGAATCTCGCCCCGAACCCCCGGGGGCCGGGAATCATGAAAATGCTGTTGATCCCAAGACGAACGGCTATGTTATCCCCTATTTTCGATGGCTTCCACAAGGGCCGCCGAAAACAGGGGGACCATGATTTCGTGGTGCCCCGTGATGTGGCACCCGAAACCGCCCTTGCGCGTCGGCCGGTCCACCACATTCGTCAGCGGACGGTAGTGACGCAGAAAATCCATGTTGATCGTTGTGATCGACGCGAGCGCCTTGCCGACGTTGCGCGCGGCGGCCACCGCCTTCAAGAATACCTCCGGCATCACCACCGCGGAGCCGAGATTCCAGTAGACGCCGCCCTCGAGATCCTCCACGACGGCGCAGAAACGCGCGAAATCGCGCCCGCCCGCGCGGCCGAGCGCGCCGAAATCCAGCTCGGGCGCCAGGTGCGTCACGTCGGTTCCGATCGCCACGTGCACCGTCGCGGTCGCCCCCGCCTCGACGCAAGCCGCCAGCAGGCTCTGATCCAGATGCGCGGGAGCCAAATCGATCAGTCCACGCGCGACCGATTCGGCCAGGCCAAGATCCGCAGCATCGCCCTCGGCGATAAAACGCGCCAGATCGCGGCCGGTTTCGAGCGTCACCCCGAATGTGCCCGCGTCGAGCGCCTCCGCGACGTCTTCGCTCGTCTTGCCGGCGACGGCGCATTCGTAGTCGTGCACGACGAGCGCGCCGTTGCCGGCGATCGCCGTGACGATCCCCCGGCGCACCAGGTCGATCAAGACCGGCGCCAGTCCCACCTTGATGGGGTGCGCGCCAAGCCCGAGAATCACCGGACGCTTGTCGCGAAAAGCCTTGGCGACGGCGTCCACCGCGCGGCGCAGGTCGCGCGCCGCGAGCTGGTCGGGCAGGCCGTCGAGAAACGCGGCGAACGTGCCGCCCGCGGCGTGCGGTTTCGCGCGCTGCGCGATATCCACGAGCGATTCGCGCGTGTCGAGCGATTGGCGCGTGATGCGCGAAAAATCGAAGCGCTTGTCGCTCACGATTGGGCCGGAAATAGCGCGTCCTCGACGAGCTGGCAAAGCAGGTGTCCGATGGTGATGTGAACCTGCTGAATGATCGGCGTCTCCTTGCGCGGCACGACAAGCAGGTGATCGCACGCGTCCTTCATCTGTCCGCCGTCTCGCCCCGCGAGGCCGACGGTGATCATGCCGATCGCCCGCGCCGACGCGAGAGCCTTGAGCACGTTCGGGCTGTTGCCGCTCGTGGAGATGCCGATCGCCACGTCGCCCTTGCGCCCCAGCGCGCGCACCTGCCGCTCGAACACCTCGTCGAATCCGTAGTCGTTGCCGATCGCGGTGAGCGCGGAGGTGTCGGTCGTAAGCGCGATGCCGGAAAGCGGCGCGCGATCACGCAGATAGCGCCCCGTCAGCTCCGCGGCCAGATGCTGCGCATCCGCCGCGCTGCCGCCGTTGCCGAAAAACAGCACCCGCCCGCCGGCGGCCAGCGAATCGGCCATCGCCTCGGCCACGCGCGCCACGTCCCTGGCATGCGCGTCGAAATACGCCGATAGCGCGCCGGCGCTCTCGTGCGCGTACGCGCGGATCATCGCGGGAATATCGTCATTCGCCATGCCGGTGTTTCCTTGCGTTCATTGTGTCCATCATGTCCATTCTGTCCATCAAGTCCATATTTCCCGTTCCCCGCCTTCGCCTGTAATCTGTCGCCCGCCATGCTCTACCGCCTCATCGACCCCGCGGACAACGACGAACTCTGCCGCCTTTCGCTCGCGTGCCCGATGAAAGGCGAGATCACCGTCGCCATCGACCGCGCGCCGGACTATCTCCGCTTCTACAATCTCTTCGGCGTGCAGGGCGTGCCCGATCCGACGGACGGGCAGCGCGAGGAGGCCGAACGCGCGGGAAGCTGGGTCGCCGCCGTCGCCGTGGACGACGAAACCGGCCGCGGTATCGTCGGGGTGATGATGGTCGCGACGCAGCGCGTCCTGTTTAACGGCCGCCCCGTCACGATCGCGCGCCCGGAGGACGGGCGCGTGCATCCGGATTTCCAGCGGCGCGGCATCGCCACGAAGCTCGCGGTGCACCTGATGGAAAAGTTTCCCGGCGCGGTGTTCGACATGACGATCGGCTACATCCTGCGCGGCAACGTCAAGGCCGAAACGGGGATCCGCGAAACCAAGGATATCTGGGAGGGCGGCGTTGTCGCGGGCGATTTCGCCTTGACGCACCTGTCGCTCTATCGCCCGTATCGCGATCCGCGCCTCGCGGTCGAGCGCGCGAGCGCGGCGGATCGCGACGAGATCGTCGACCTGCTCGCCGGGCACTACGCGGGCTACAACCTCGCGCCGGTCGTGAATACCCAGACATGGGACGGCATGATGGCGGCGAGTATCGGATATGCCTGCGAGGACATCCGCGTTGTGCGCGAGGCCGGCCGCATCGTCGCGCTCGCCGGGTTGTGGGACGACGGAGCGGTGCGCCGCTACGTGCCTTACGCCTGGCCTTTTGCGTTTCGCGCCGGCGCGGCCGGCGCTCGCGTTCTCGCCAGGGCGCTGCCCATCCCCGCGCCGCCGCGCCTGGGTGAGCCGATGCGTGCCGTGTACGTCAAGCACCTCGCCGCGCGGCCCGGGCGCGAGTCGCTTTTGACGCCGCTTCTGAAGGCGTGCGTCAACCAGGTGCGCCGCGCGGGCAGGCACTTCACGCTCTGGACGGCGTTCGCCGACAACGATCCGCTGCGCCACGCCGCCGCGCCGCTCACGAAAACGCAGTCCGTCAGCCGGCTCTATCTTCTGCCGGGAACGTCGGGATTCGAGGCGACGCGCGAGACCCTGCGCGCGAGGCCGCTGTTCACCGACTTCTCGATGGTATGAGACGCGCGCTCGTCACCAACGCGCGCATCCCGCACGCGCTTACGATGATCCGCGCGCTGGCCGGCCGCGGGTACGCCGTCACCGCCGCGGACTCGGCGCGCCTTGCGCCCGGGCTCTGGTCGCGCCACGCGGCGGTGCGAAAAATCTGCCCGCCCCCCGGCGACGCGCCCGAGGCGTATTGCGCGTGGCTGCGTCGCGAGGTCGCGAACGGCGGATACGATCTGCTTGTCCCCACCTTCGAGGACGTTTTCGCGTTGTCCGCGATGCGCGACGAGCTTTCCACGCACGCGGGCCTCGCTGTCATGGATATCGGCGCGATGCGCGCGGTGCATCACAAGGCGCGGCTCGCGCGCATCGTTGAATCCGCGGGATTGCACACCCCCGCGACGCATCAGCCCGCGGACGACGAGGGGCTTGCGCGCGTCGCCGAATCGATCCGCTATCCCGCCGTCGTGAAACTGCCCGACGGCAACAACGCGCTCGGCCTTTCCGTCGCACGCGGCCGCGACGAACTTATTTTCGCGCATCGAAGGCTGGTGAACACGTTCGCGCTTTCCGGCGAGCGCCGGCCGATCGTGCAGGAGCACATCGACGGCGATCCGCTCTACATCCTGCTCATCGCCGACGAGGGCGAGACGCTGGGCCGTGTCACGTATCGACCCGTCCGCATGGTGCCAGACGAGGGCGGAACCGCGTTCGAACGCGAGTCGGCCGACGCGCCGGACGCGGAAGCGGCCGCCATGGCGCTCGCGGCGCATTTGCGCTGGACGGGTTTTTTGTCGATCGACGTATTGCGCGATCGCGCGACGGGCGCGTGTTTCATCATCGACGCGAACCCGCGACCAACGCCCGCGCTGCAAACCGGCCTTGCCGCCGGCGTCGATTTTGTCGCGCTCTATGAACGCATCGCCACGGGCGCCCGCGCCATCGACGCCGCGCCGGTCTCGCTCTCGCCGCTTGCGGCCGACGGCGAAGACCTTGCGCACATCCCGCATGCCCGCGCCGGCGTGCGCACGAAGACGCTGTTTGTCGCGATCATCTGGG harbors:
- a CDS encoding response regulator gives rise to the protein MAKRVLVGEANYNEFEVLNDLLTARGYQVTWLRNGKDVTSQFVDVNPDLMILDALLPGMTGLKITQQVKATDVGKDVKIILMSSVYKQFKEQYESRAKLGVDAYTEKPVNVGELERLLQELMGEEPGSAATVRGNGQAGVRAVIEETDGEDEAIDARKLVGVEGSLAETSFPKLLFYLHRFSRTGALRIDRASVSKVIYFQSGLPVLVSSNQSHESLGRFLVQKKAITIEQYNASLEQILKTGRQHGEVLLEMQAITPHDLYRGLYDHVVEKVLSVFAWEDGHYRFQSGRLEINQNFTINIDPVQLVYKGIKRHFPLTRLESFFNEYKNRRLVRVPEAFVPDRAFGFGPQESRFLTLINDRRTVGQIVARSNLSLAETFQALYLLLVVESIRFRGSPFAYAPKPDAARDFARSAERRRSARSVAPAVSDDERLARFQAAVDRSFDGLGELNHYELLGVPRDAGVDQVKAAYFMLSTRFHDHNMVGRSGAQTRRRADAIFQALTNAYVTLIQPDSRRAYDHSLATGTAPETHAEELPELRHDPLDRGDGARMSAFHPLFPEETQVAAGLFDESGSLAEPAPLDEAAADEADVGNAGVFDEHLSGIEELWGAGDDRLHELPKISPTLTGEGDTDESPGQIAAGMGEMLKAELAFQQGEDALRDRDYEAAENAFRAALEIAPNEAEYHAYLGWAMFRRDSRDGARVSEAEEFIDKSLKINPTLDAAWYFLGMIAADRGERDRARELLHKALQNNPDNEDASRAIADIAKGG
- a CDS encoding deoxyhypusine synthase family protein, yielding MSDKRFDFSRITRQSLDTRESLVDIAQRAKPHAAGGTFAAFLDGLPDQLAARDLRRAVDAVAKAFRDKRPVILGLGAHPIKVGLAPVLIDLVRRGIVTAIAGNGALVVHDYECAVAGKTSEDVAEALDAGTFGVTLETGRDLARFIAEGDAADLGLAESVARGLIDLAPAHLDQSLLAACVEAGATATVHVAIGTDVTHLAPELDFGALGRAGGRDFARFCAVVEDLEGGVYWNLGSAVVMPEVFLKAVAAARNVGKALASITTINMDFLRHYRPLTNVVDRPTRKGGFGCHITGHHEIMVPLFSAALVEAIENRG
- a CDS encoding D-sedoheptulose 7-phosphate isomerase; protein product: MIRAYAHESAGALSAYFDAHARDVARVAEAMADSLAAGGRVLFFGNGGSAADAQHLAAELTGRYLRDRAPLSGIALTTDTSALTAIGNDYGFDEVFERQVRALGRKGDVAIGISTSGNSPNVLKALASARAIGMITVGLAGRDGGQMKDACDHLLVVPRKETPIIQQVHITIGHLLCQLVEDALFPAQS
- a CDS encoding GNAT family N-acetyltransferase, producing MLYRLIDPADNDELCRLSLACPMKGEITVAIDRAPDYLRFYNLFGVQGVPDPTDGQREEAERAGSWVAAVAVDDETGRGIVGVMMVATQRVLFNGRPVTIARPEDGRVHPDFQRRGIATKLAVHLMEKFPGAVFDMTIGYILRGNVKAETGIRETKDIWEGGVVAGDFALTHLSLYRPYRDPRLAVERASAADRDEIVDLLAGHYAGYNLAPVVNTQTWDGMMAASIGYACEDIRVVREAGRIVALAGLWDDGAVRRYVPYAWPFAFRAGAAGARVLARALPIPAPPRLGEPMRAVYVKHLAARPGRESLLTPLLKACVNQVRRAGRHFTLWTAFADNDPLRHAAAPLTKTQSVSRLYLLPGTSGFEATRETLRARPLFTDFSMV
- a CDS encoding ATP-grasp domain-containing protein — encoded protein: MRRALVTNARIPHALTMIRALAGRGYAVTAADSARLAPGLWSRHAAVRKICPPPGDAPEAYCAWLRREVANGGYDLLVPTFEDVFALSAMRDELSTHAGLAVMDIGAMRAVHHKARLARIVESAGLHTPATHQPADDEGLARVAESIRYPAVVKLPDGNNALGLSVARGRDELIFAHRRLVNTFALSGERRPIVQEHIDGDPLYILLIADEGETLGRVTYRPVRMVPDEGGTAFERESADAPDAEAAAMALAAHLRWTGFLSIDVLRDRATGACFIIDANPRPTPALQTGLAAGVDFVALYERIATGARAIDAAPVSLSPLAADGEDLAHIPHARAGVRTKTLFVAIIWAMLMLRPGRGFFARLARVFASRPRAIPDVHRWSDPLPSLAMTLFVPWFIAITVRRGERRGGFCFGLNVTWETLGRIAECGMRSAE